From one Fimbriiglobus ruber genomic stretch:
- a CDS encoding GDP-L-fucose synthase family protein produces the protein MGNIAGKRVLVTGGAGFLGRPVCAALQSRNPAAILVPRKAEYDLTEQAAVRRMLADLTPDVVIHLAAVVGGIGANRDNPGRFFYENAVMGLLLMEEARRRGVSKFVTIGTICAYPKFTPVPFKEDDLWAGYPEETNAPYGIAKKALLIQGQAYRQQYDFNAVNILPVNLYGPGDNFDPSSSHVIPALIRKALEARDAGAPAIEVWGTGSASREFLFVRDAAEGIAAAADRHNDPDPVNLGSGREITIRQLVELICELCNFRGEIRWDPTKPDGQPRRCVDTTRARERFGWTASTDFRDGLRETIAWYETARKGGE, from the coding sequence GTGGGGAATATCGCCGGCAAACGGGTTCTGGTGACGGGCGGGGCCGGGTTCCTCGGCCGGCCAGTCTGCGCCGCCCTGCAATCGCGAAACCCCGCTGCGATCCTCGTTCCCCGGAAAGCCGAATACGACCTGACCGAACAGGCGGCCGTCCGGCGGATGCTGGCCGACCTCACCCCGGACGTCGTCATCCACCTCGCGGCCGTGGTCGGCGGCATCGGTGCGAACCGCGACAACCCGGGTCGGTTCTTCTACGAGAACGCCGTCATGGGCCTGCTTCTTATGGAAGAAGCCCGGCGCCGCGGCGTCTCGAAGTTCGTCACCATCGGGACGATCTGCGCCTACCCCAAGTTCACGCCCGTCCCGTTCAAGGAAGACGACCTCTGGGCCGGGTATCCGGAGGAGACGAATGCCCCTTACGGCATCGCAAAGAAGGCACTCCTCATCCAGGGCCAGGCGTACCGCCAGCAGTACGACTTCAACGCCGTCAACATCCTGCCGGTCAACCTCTACGGCCCCGGCGACAACTTCGACCCGTCGTCCAGCCACGTCATCCCGGCCCTCATCCGCAAGGCGCTCGAAGCCCGCGACGCCGGCGCGCCGGCCATTGAGGTGTGGGGGACCGGCTCCGCGTCGCGCGAGTTCCTGTTCGTGCGCGACGCGGCCGAGGGAATCGCGGCGGCGGCCGATCGACACAACGACCCCGACCCGGTGAACCTCGGCAGCGGCCGGGAGATCACGATCCGGCAACTGGTCGAGCTGATCTGCGAGCTGTGCAACTTCCGCGGCGAGATCCGCTGGGATCCGACCAAGCCCGACGGCCAGCCCCGGCGGTGCGTGGACACGACCCGCGCCCGGGAGCGGTTCGGCTGGACCGCGAGCACGGACTTCCGCGACGGCCTCCGGGAAACGATCGCCTGGTACGAGACCGCTCGCAAGGGCGGGGAGTGA